The segment CTGTTGGTGCCGGCGATCATTTTTTCTTGTCAACGATGTTCTGCTGGCGCGCATTCTGGAAATTTTTCCACCCACCTGGCCGCCAAGGATTAAATCCAATGAAGTTAAGTTCCTGGATTGAACGTATTCACCATCCAATCCTTCGTGAATCTTTGCTGCTCATGCGTGTGGATCGACCGGTTGGGACCTGGTTGTTGTTGTGGCCTTCCTTATGGTCGTTGATGGGTGCTTCTGCCGGCTTTCCTGAATATAAACTTGTGTTTATTTTCATTCTGGGAACATTCATCATGCGTTCCGCTGGATGCGTTGCCAACGATCTGGCCGATCGTGACTTTGATCCCCATGTGCAACGAACCTGTTCACGTCCCTTGGCGCGAAAGGCAATTTCGGTTCGGCATGCCCTATTTTTATTGATATTTCTGTTGACCATCGCTCTATCTCTTGCCTGGCAACTCAATTTTTTCTCCCTCCTGCTCTGCATCCCTGGTGCTTTCCTTGCTCTCAGTTATCCATGGACCAAACGATTGATTGATGCCCCGCAGCTTTATCTTGGGATTTCCTTTGGCTGGTCTGCCCTCATCGCCTGGGCTGCGGTACGGGATACGCTTGATTGGCCAGCGTGGACCTTCTTCTTCGCAACGGTCTTTTGGGCCGCAGGATATGATACCATTTATGGGATGGCTGATCGAAATGATGATAAAAAAATTGGTATCCGATCAACCGCACTTTTTTTTGGCGACCATTCATGGATCGCCGTTGGAGTTTTTTATCTTATTGCCTCTTTTTTCTGGTTTCTATCCGGATATATATTAAATTTTTCGTTTATTTATTATTTTTTTTGTTTTTTATCACTGCTACATTTATTGCATCAGGTTATATTGACCCGAAAAAAGGCGGATAATGAAATGATTTCCATTTTTAAACGCAATCAATGGACCGGCGGAATAGTACTTTTTGGAATTATATCAGAAA is part of the Magnetococcales bacterium genome and harbors:
- the ubiA gene encoding 4-hydroxybenzoate octaprenyltransferase, which produces MKLSSWIERIHHPILRESLLLMRVDRPVGTWLLLWPSLWSLMGASAGFPEYKLVFIFILGTFIMRSAGCVANDLADRDFDPHVQRTCSRPLARKAISVRHALFLLIFLLTIALSLAWQLNFFSLLLCIPGAFLALSYPWTKRLIDAPQLYLGISFGWSALIAWAAVRDTLDWPAWTFFFATVFWAAGYDTIYGMADRNDDKKIGIRSTALFFGDHSWIAVGVFYLIASFFWFLSGYILNFSFIYYFFCFLSLLHLLHQVILTRKKADNEMISIFKRNQWTGGIVLFGIISEKIS